One Lepus europaeus isolate LE1 chromosome 7, mLepTim1.pri, whole genome shotgun sequence DNA segment encodes these proteins:
- the LOC133764829 gene encoding mammaglobin-A-like, translating into MKLIVVLLLAALPLYCYAGSGCPFVEKMVETTLNSNVSTAEYIDVLKRYINDERTELAVVEFKDCFLRQSKDILKHVMEMMETIYNSKLCYYF; encoded by the exons ATGAAGCTGATTGTGGTCCTCCTGCTGGCTGCCCTCCCTCTTTACTGCTATGCAG GTTCTGGTTGCCCATTTGTGGAAAAGATGGTTGAAACAACACTTAATTCTAACGTGTCTACAGCTGAATACATAGATGTTCTCAAGCGTTATATCAACGATGAACGCACTGAACTGGCTGTAGTAGAATTCAAAGATTGTTTTCTCAGACAGTCCAAGGATATCCTGAAACATGTTATGGAGATGATG gaaACAATATATAATAGCAAActgtgttattatttttaa